Proteins from a genomic interval of Amphiura filiformis chromosome 9, Afil_fr2py, whole genome shotgun sequence:
- the LOC140161105 gene encoding small ribosomal subunit protein eS1-like produces the protein MAVGKNKRLTKGGKKGAKKKIVDPFTKKEWYDVKAPAMFNIRNIGKTLCTRTQGTKIASDALKGRVFEVSLADLQNDEVAFRKFRLVVEDVQGKNCLTNFHGMNLTRDKYCSMVKKWQTLIDANVDVRTTDGYLLRIFCIGFTKRRQNQIKKTSYAQSQQVRQIRRRMLDIIQRECGSNDLKEVVNKLIPDSIGRDIEKACQSIYPLHDVHVRKVKVLKKPKFDVGKLMELHGEGASKGGVVKEGEEGEKVERPDGYEPPVLETV, from the exons ATGGCGGTCGGTAAAAATAAACGATTGACTAAAGGTGGCAAGAAGGGTGCCAAAAAGAAGAT TGTGGACCCTTTCACCAAGAAAGAATGGTATGATGTGAAAGCCCCTGCTATGTTCAACATCAGAAACATTGGGAAGACACTCTGCACAAGGACGCAAGGAACAA AAATTGCATCCGATGCTCTTAAGGGACGTGTGTTTGAGGTCTCTTTGGCTGACCTTCAGAACGACGAAGTAGCCTTCCGCAAGTTCCGTCTGGTTGTAGAGGATGTGCAAGGCAAGAACTGCCTGACTAACTTCCACGGCATGAATTTGACCAGGGACAAGTACTGCTCCATGGTCAAGAAGTGGCAG ACCCTGATCGATGCCAACGTGGATGTGAGGACAACAGATGGTTACCTGCTGCGTATCTTCTGTATTGGTTTCACCAAGAGGAGGCAAAACCAGATCAAGAAGACATCCTATGCTCAGAGTCAACAGGTGCGACAGATCCGCAGGAGAATGCTTGATATCATCCAGAGGGAGTGTGGTAGCAATGACCTCAAAGAAGTTGTCAACAAATT GATCCCAGACAGCATAGGTCGTGACATTGAGAAGGCATGCCAGAGCATCTACCCACTCCATGATGTTCATGTACGCAAGGTCAAGGTCCTCAAGAAGCCAAAGTTTGATG TTGGCAAACTGATGGAACTCCATGGGGAAGGTGCAAGCAAAGGTGGCGTTGTCAAGGAGggagaagaaggagagaaagtAGAGAGACCAGACGGATATGAACCACCAGTCCTTGAGACAGTCTAA